One genomic segment of Hordeum vulgare subsp. vulgare chromosome 2H, MorexV3_pseudomolecules_assembly, whole genome shotgun sequence includes these proteins:
- the LOC123425556 gene encoding putative polyol transporter 1 → MASAALPQAVQPRKKSNFKYAFTCALCASMATIVLGYDVGVMSGASLYIKRDLQITDVQLEIMMGILSVYALIGSFLGARTSDWVGRRVTVVFAAAIFFTGSLLMGFAVNYAMLMVGRFVTGIGVGYAIMVAPVYTAEVSPASARGFLTSFTEVFINVGILLGYVSNYAFARLPLHLSWRVMLGIGAVPSALLALMVFGMPESPRWLVMKGRLADARAVLDKTSDTPEEAVERLDQIKAAAGIPKDLDGDVVTMPKRKGGEEKQVWKELIFSPNPAMRRILLAALGIHFFQQATGSDSVVLYSPRVFKSAGITGDNRLLGATCAMGVMKTLFILVATFQLDRIGRRPLLLTSTAGMLACLIGLGTGLTVVDRHPDTKIPWAIALCIVSVLAYVSFFSTGLGPLTSVYTSEVFPLRVRALGFALGASCNRVTSAAVSMSFLSLSKAITIGGSFFLYAGIAALGWIFFFTFIPETRGLPLEEIGKLFGMKDRVVEEDTATKDKVKVVEMKENASHL, encoded by the exons ATGGCTTCAGCTGCGCTTCCCCAGGCCGTCCAGCCAAGGAAAAAAAGCAATTTTAAGTACGCCTTCACCTGCGCCCTCTGCGCTTCCATGGCCACCATCGTCCTCGGCTACG ACGTCGGGGTGATGAGCGGGGCGTCGCTGTACATCAAGAGGGACCTGCAGATCACGGACGTGCAGCTGGAGATCATGATGGGCATCCTGAGCGTGTACGCGCTCATAGGGTCCTTCCTCGGCGCGAGGACGTCCGACTGGGTCGGCCGCCGCGTCACCGTCGTGTTCGCGGCCGCCATCTTCTTCACCGGCTCCTTGCTCATGGGCTTCGCGGTCAACTACGCCATGCTCATGGTCGGCCGCTTCGTCACCGGCATCGGCGTGGGCTACGCCATCATGGTGGCGCCCGTGTACACGGCCGAGGTGTCCCCGGCGTCGGCCCGCGGGTTCCTCACGTCTTTCACCGAGGTGTTCATCAATGTGGGCATCCTCCTTGGCTACGTGTCCAACTACGCGTTCGCGCGCCTCCCGCTCCACCTCAGCTGGCGCGTCATGCTCGGCATCGGCGCCGTCCCGTCTGCACTGCTCGCGCTCATGGTCTTCGGCATGCCGGAGTCGCCCCGCTGGCTCGTCATGAAAGGCCGCCTAGCGGACGCCAGGGCCGTGCTGGACAAGACCTCCGACACGCCGGAGGAGGCTGTGGAGCGCCTTGACCAAATCAAGGCTGCCGCCGGCATCCCCAAGGACCTTGACGGCGACGTGGTCACCATGCCCAAGAGAAAAGGCGGCGAGGAGAAGCAGGTGTGGAAGGAGCTTATCTTTTCACCGAACCCAGCCATGCGGCGCATACTTCTCGCGGCGCTCGGCATCCATTTCTTCCAGCAGGCGACGGGCTCCGACTCGGTGGTGCTCTACAGCCCACGCGTGTTCAAGAGCGCCGGCATCACCGGCGACAACCGCCTGCTCGGCGCCACATGCGCCATGGGGGTCATGAAGACGCTCTTCATCCTGGTCGCTACGTTCCAGCTCGACCGCATCGGCCGGCGGCCGCTGCTGCTCACCAGCACAGCCGGCATGCTCGCCTGTCTCATCGGCCTCGGGACAGGCCTCACCGTCGTGGATCGGCACCCGGACACCAAGATCCCGTGGGCCATCGCCTTGTGCATTGTGTCCGTCTTGGCCtacgtgtccttcttctccaccggCCTCGGCCCCCTGACGAGCGTGTACACCTCGGAGGTCTTCCCGCTGCGGGTGCGCGCGCTGGGCTTCGCGCTCGGCGCGTCATGCAACCGCGTGACCAGCGCGGCGGTCTCCATGTCCTTCCTGTCCTTGTCCAAGGCCATCACCATCGGCGGCAGCTTCTTCCTGTACGCCGGCATCGCGGCGCTCGGATGGATTTTCTTCTTCACCTTCATTCCGGAGACGCGTGGCCTGCCGCTGGAGGAGATCGGGAAGCTTTTCGGCATGAAGGACAGGGTCGTCGAAGAAGACACCGCCACGAAAGACAAGGTGAAAGTAGTGGAGATGAAGGAAAACGCTTCTCATCTGTAG